Proteins found in one Cellulomonas palmilytica genomic segment:
- a CDS encoding glycoside hydrolase family 1 protein: MTTTRPSGRQFPADFLWGSATASYQIEGAVDVDGRGPSIWDTFSRTPGKVLNGDTGDVAADHYHRVEQDVALMAELGLQAYRFSLAWPRIQPTGSGEFNEAGLAFYSDLVDRLLAAGIKPVVTLYHWDLPQPLEDAGGWANRETALRFAEYARKVAEVLGDRVHLWTTLNEPWCSAFLGYASGVHAPGVTDDEKSLRAVHHLNLAHGLAAREIKDVLGEDTPVSITLNLHVTRAASEDPADVEAKRRIDTIANEVFLRPVVDGEYPKEVFADTESITDWSFVLDGDLDLIKVPLAVLGVNYYSTGRVKHGTPPVGDGTPGPDGHRSSVNSPWVGATHAEWLPQPGPHTAMGWNIEPEGLVELLVELHERYPNLPLAVTENGAAFYDTVSEDGRVHDVERVSYLHDHVDAVGEAIEKGVDVVGYFVWSFLDNFEWAYGYDRRFGVVRVDYDTLERTVKDSGRWFAELVRTRAVPTIESAATL, translated from the coding sequence ATGACCACGACGCGTCCGTCCGGCCGCCAGTTCCCTGCCGACTTCCTGTGGGGCTCGGCCACCGCGTCCTACCAGATCGAGGGAGCCGTCGACGTCGACGGCCGCGGACCGTCGATCTGGGACACGTTCTCCCGCACGCCCGGCAAGGTGCTGAACGGCGACACCGGTGACGTCGCCGCGGACCACTACCACCGCGTCGAGCAGGACGTCGCCCTCATGGCCGAGCTCGGCCTGCAGGCGTACCGGTTCTCCCTCGCGTGGCCGCGCATCCAGCCCACCGGCTCGGGCGAGTTCAACGAGGCGGGCCTCGCGTTCTACTCCGACCTCGTGGACCGGCTCCTCGCCGCGGGCATCAAGCCCGTCGTGACGCTGTACCACTGGGACCTCCCGCAGCCGCTCGAGGACGCGGGCGGCTGGGCCAACCGCGAGACCGCGCTGCGCTTCGCCGAGTACGCGCGCAAGGTCGCCGAGGTCCTGGGCGACCGCGTGCACCTGTGGACCACGCTCAACGAGCCGTGGTGCTCCGCGTTCCTCGGGTACGCGAGCGGCGTGCACGCGCCCGGAGTCACGGACGACGAGAAGTCGCTGCGCGCCGTGCACCACCTCAACCTCGCGCACGGCCTCGCCGCGCGGGAGATCAAGGACGTCCTCGGCGAGGACACGCCCGTGTCCATCACGCTCAACCTGCACGTGACCCGCGCCGCGAGCGAGGACCCCGCGGACGTCGAGGCCAAGCGCCGCATCGACACCATCGCGAACGAGGTGTTCCTGCGCCCCGTCGTCGACGGCGAGTACCCCAAGGAGGTGTTCGCCGACACCGAGTCGATCACCGACTGGTCGTTCGTGCTCGACGGCGACCTCGACCTCATCAAGGTCCCGCTCGCGGTGCTCGGCGTGAACTACTACTCCACGGGCCGGGTCAAGCACGGCACGCCGCCGGTCGGCGACGGAACCCCCGGCCCCGACGGCCACCGCTCGTCGGTCAACTCCCCGTGGGTGGGCGCGACGCACGCCGAGTGGCTCCCGCAGCCCGGCCCGCACACCGCCATGGGCTGGAACATCGAGCCCGAGGGCCTCGTCGAGCTGCTCGTCGAGCTGCACGAGCGCTACCCGAACCTGCCGCTCGCGGTCACCGAGAACGGCGCCGCGTTCTACGACACGGTCTCCGAGGACGGCCGCGTCCACGACGTCGAGCGCGTCTCGTACCTGCACGACCACGTCGACGCCGTGGGCGAGGCCATCGAGAAGGGCGTCGACGTCGTCGGCTACTTCGTGTGGTCCTTCCTCGACAACTTCGAGTGGGCGTACGGCTACGACCGCCGGTTCGGCGTCGTGCGGGTCGACTACGACACGCTCGAGCGCACCGTGAAGGACTCCGGCCGCTGGTTCGCCGAGCTCGTGCGCACGCGCGCCGTCCCGACGATCGAGTCCGCCGCGACGCTCTGA
- a CDS encoding HAD family hydrolase → MPQPRPGHAATWPTRAPRLLATDLDGTLLDPAGAVSPRTAAALRAAEDAGIEVVFVTARPPRWLADLAPHVAGHGVAICANGAAVVEVATGRVLAEHGMPATLVASLAQSLRDALGEVHLAVESVHGFAAEHGYVDAHVLPERFPAAARIEDVLTPSTLKLLVRTRTDHGAGHASVVQRAVGSAALVADSGAVGLGEVSALGVTKAGALAAWAQQRGLTARDVWACGDAPNDLPMLAWAGQSFAVANAYDEVRAGARHTCPANAEDGVAAVLEHATALAQGGTRTTGGRVGELA, encoded by the coding sequence GTGCCTCAGCCTCGGCCCGGCCACGCCGCGACGTGGCCCACGCGTGCGCCGCGGCTGCTGGCGACCGACCTGGACGGGACGCTGCTCGACCCGGCCGGAGCCGTCTCGCCCCGCACGGCCGCAGCGCTGCGGGCGGCCGAGGACGCGGGGATCGAGGTGGTGTTCGTGACCGCGCGCCCGCCGCGCTGGCTCGCCGACCTCGCGCCGCACGTCGCCGGACACGGCGTCGCGATCTGCGCGAACGGCGCCGCGGTCGTCGAGGTCGCCACGGGTCGCGTGCTCGCCGAGCACGGCATGCCCGCCACGCTCGTCGCGTCCCTCGCGCAGTCGCTGCGCGACGCGCTCGGCGAGGTGCACCTCGCGGTCGAGAGCGTGCACGGGTTCGCGGCCGAGCACGGCTACGTCGACGCGCACGTGCTGCCCGAGCGCTTCCCCGCCGCGGCCCGCATCGAGGACGTGCTGACCCCCTCGACGCTCAAGCTGCTCGTCCGCACCCGCACCGACCACGGCGCGGGGCACGCGAGCGTCGTGCAGCGGGCGGTCGGGAGCGCCGCGCTCGTCGCCGACTCCGGGGCCGTCGGGCTGGGCGAGGTCAGCGCGCTCGGTGTCACCAAGGCGGGCGCGCTCGCCGCGTGGGCGCAGCAGCGCGGCCTGACCGCGCGGGACGTGTGGGCGTGCGGCGACGCGCCCAACGACCTGCCGATGCTCGCGTGGGCGGGACAGTCGTTCGCCGTGGCGAACGCGTACGACGAGGTGCGCGCGGGGGCGCGGCACACGTGCCCCGCCAACGCCGAGGACGGGGTCGCCGCCGTGCTCGAGCACGCCACCGCGCTCGCCCAGGGCGGGACGCGCACGACCGGTGGCCGCGTCGGGGAGCTGGCATAG
- a CDS encoding alpha/beta hydrolase, whose amino-acid sequence MSTTTPTAGPTAGGTTEIRSLTVLPAHREDVELHTADGLTLVGELARPLGPDGGPATPAATLVTLHPLPTHGGYMDSHVYRKAAWRLPALADLAVLRFNTRGTSSPRGTSEGAFDGGDGERFDVAAAIEYAEFHDLPRRWLVGWSFGTELALMHGHDPSVEGAILLSPPLHRATDADLDAWAAFGRPLVVLVPELDDYLRPDEARARFARVPQAEVIGVDGAKHLWVGEPAVRRVLDEVVAHVLPGHAPLPTTWDGPATTAAAVAATPMDGADDRADDEADEADDERGDAVEEDA is encoded by the coding sequence ATGAGCACGACGACCCCGACCGCGGGCCCCACCGCCGGCGGCACCACCGAGATCCGCTCCCTGACCGTCCTGCCCGCGCACCGCGAGGACGTCGAGCTGCACACGGCCGACGGCCTCACGCTCGTCGGCGAGCTCGCGCGGCCCCTCGGCCCGGACGGCGGCCCCGCGACGCCGGCCGCGACGCTCGTGACGCTGCACCCATTGCCCACGCACGGCGGTTACATGGACTCGCACGTCTACCGCAAGGCCGCCTGGCGCCTGCCGGCGCTGGCGGACCTCGCGGTGCTGCGGTTCAACACGCGCGGCACGTCGAGCCCGCGCGGGACGAGCGAGGGCGCGTTCGACGGGGGAGACGGCGAGCGCTTCGACGTGGCCGCGGCGATCGAGTACGCCGAGTTCCACGACCTGCCGCGCCGGTGGCTCGTCGGCTGGTCGTTCGGCACCGAGCTCGCGCTCATGCACGGGCACGACCCGTCGGTCGAGGGCGCGATCCTGCTCTCGCCGCCGCTGCACCGCGCGACCGACGCGGACCTCGACGCGTGGGCCGCGTTCGGCCGCCCGCTCGTCGTGCTCGTGCCCGAGCTCGACGACTACCTGCGTCCCGACGAGGCGCGGGCCCGGTTCGCACGCGTCCCGCAGGCCGAGGTCATCGGCGTCGACGGCGCCAAGCACCTGTGGGTCGGTGAGCCGGCCGTGCGCCGCGTGCTCGACGAGGTCGTCGCGCACGTCCTGCCGGGCCACGCCCCGCTCCCGACCACGTGGGACGGGCCGGCGACGACCGCGGCCGCCGTGGCGGCGACACCCATGGACGGCGCCGACGACCGTGCCGACGACGAGGCCGACGAGGCCGACGACGAGCGCGGCGACGCGGTCGAGGAGGACGCATGA
- a CDS encoding alpha/beta fold hydrolase, with protein sequence MTLHVLRDGGDGLAVVLLHGFPLDHRMWRAVAEQLSVPTRVLAADLPGAGGADDALPEPSIEAAADRVAAELADAGVTRAVVVGLSMGGYVALALAERRAALVAALGLVDTKSTADTDEARANRLRIAEQAEATGSVEPVRGMATALVGESTRSAQPEVGAQLAAWIEDQSPAGVAWAQRAMASRPDRTDVLAAFAGPVAVVVGDEDAVTPVEAAQHLASAARQAQLVVVPRSGHMSAVEQPAAVAAALSDLVQRAASS encoded by the coding sequence ATGACGCTGCACGTGCTGCGGGACGGGGGAGACGGCCTCGCGGTCGTGCTCCTGCACGGCTTCCCGCTCGACCACCGCATGTGGCGCGCCGTCGCCGAGCAGCTCAGCGTGCCGACGCGCGTCCTGGCCGCGGACCTGCCCGGCGCCGGGGGAGCCGACGACGCCCTCCCGGAGCCGTCGATCGAGGCCGCCGCGGACCGGGTCGCGGCCGAGCTCGCGGACGCGGGCGTGACGCGCGCGGTCGTCGTCGGGCTGTCGATGGGCGGCTACGTCGCGCTCGCGCTCGCCGAGCGGCGCGCCGCGCTCGTCGCGGCTCTCGGGCTCGTCGACACCAAGTCGACCGCGGACACCGACGAGGCGCGCGCGAACCGCCTGCGCATCGCTGAACAGGCCGAGGCCACCGGGTCGGTCGAGCCGGTGCGCGGCATGGCGACCGCGCTCGTCGGCGAGTCGACGCGCTCCGCGCAGCCCGAGGTCGGCGCGCAGCTCGCCGCGTGGATCGAGGACCAGTCGCCCGCGGGCGTCGCGTGGGCGCAGCGCGCGATGGCGTCGCGCCCCGACCGCACGGACGTGCTCGCCGCCTTCGCCGGACCGGTCGCGGTCGTCGTCGGCGACGAGGACGCGGTCACGCCCGTCGAGGCGGCGCAGCACCTCGCGTCCGCCGCGCGGCAGGCCCAGCTCGTCGTCGTCCCGCGCTCAGGGCACATGTCGGCGGTCGAGCAGCCCGCCGCGGTCGCCGCGGCGCTGAGCGACCTGGTCCAGCGCGCGGCCTCGTCCTGA